A region from the Chloroflexota bacterium genome encodes:
- a CDS encoding phenylalanine--tRNA ligase subunit beta, whose product MKLPLSWIRDYVDITISPEALAEKLTFANLEVEQIEYIGVPAPANTVISDRPALAWDREKIFVGEILSVEQHPNADRLTLVNVAYGAAEPIKMVTGAPNIEVGKRGYKVALALEGTRLFDGHAEGWKLMTLKKSKIRGIESGSMVCSEKELGMSEEHEGIILLPDDAPVGTPLVDYLGDVVFDIKINPNMARCASVIGIAREVAALTNQPLRPIPQNVVATGTPIADQVRIVINEPSLNPRFTLALLKNTAIKPSPFWMQRRLLMAGMRPISNIVDVTNYVMLETGQPLHAFDYDKLVARAQGIAPTIITRLATQDEELETLDGVKRKLDPFTILVCDTRGSLSIGGIMGGAESEVDAHTKNVLLEAAAWEFINIRRTMASQRLSSEAGYRFSRGVHPAQAKTGLLRAIELMRELGDGAIAQGIIDEYPGKPADIVIELPVAEVKRQLGVAIPAEQIVKYLESLEFQVASQQSTVNSLRVTVPDHRLDVDGTDDLIEEIARMYGYDNLPISRMDDELPPQAANVDLEQEERVRDILIDAGLQDVITYRMTTPEREAAFLASPREYVRIENAINPDCTALRQTLVANLLALTAANLRYRARVALFEVGPVFWHRGADDALLPRERATELPEDQGIRLPFERRRLGIVMTGPRDDISWQSADTSPMDFFDLKGVVEALLADLHLAGATFTPVTHAAFHLGRTAQLAFGDQVIGVIGELNPFVRDAERLDLPNQPVLVGEFDLDALLARVTSDYRVAALSRYPAIAQDLALVVDESVPADRVQGLIAQTGGALLQRVALFDVYRGDQIPAGKKSLAYALTFQAMDRTLSDADASKVREKIIARLKRELGADVRGK is encoded by the coding sequence ATGAAACTACCACTTTCTTGGATACGCGATTACGTTGACATCACCATTTCGCCGGAAGCACTCGCGGAGAAACTGACCTTTGCAAATTTGGAAGTCGAGCAGATCGAGTACATCGGCGTGCCCGCGCCGGCGAATACGGTGATCAGCGACCGTCCCGCGCTCGCCTGGGATCGCGAGAAAATTTTCGTCGGCGAGATTTTGTCCGTCGAGCAACACCCAAACGCAGACCGCCTGACGCTCGTGAACGTCGCTTACGGCGCGGCAGAGCCGATCAAGATGGTGACTGGCGCGCCGAACATCGAGGTCGGCAAGCGCGGCTACAAGGTCGCACTCGCGCTCGAAGGCACGCGCCTGTTCGATGGGCACGCCGAGGGCTGGAAGTTGATGACGCTGAAGAAATCGAAAATTCGCGGCATCGAATCCGGCTCGATGGTCTGCTCGGAAAAAGAACTGGGCATGAGCGAAGAACACGAGGGCATCATTCTGTTGCCGGACGATGCGCCGGTCGGCACGCCGCTCGTGGATTATCTCGGCGACGTGGTGTTCGACATCAAGATCAATCCAAACATGGCGCGCTGCGCGTCCGTCATCGGCATCGCGCGCGAAGTTGCCGCACTCACCAATCAACCTCTGCGTCCGATTCCGCAAAACGTCGTCGCGACCGGCACACCGATTGCGGATCAAGTCCGCATCGTCATCAACGAGCCGTCGCTCAATCCGCGATTCACGCTCGCGCTGTTGAAAAACACCGCGATCAAACCCTCGCCATTTTGGATGCAACGCCGATTGTTGATGGCAGGGATGCGCCCGATCAGCAACATCGTGGACGTGACGAATTACGTGATGCTCGAAACCGGTCAACCGCTTCACGCGTTCGATTACGATAAACTTGTTGCGCGAGCACAAGGCATCGCCCCTACGATTATTACGCGACTCGCAACCCAGGATGAAGAACTCGAAACACTCGACGGCGTGAAACGCAAACTCGATCCGTTCACGATTCTCGTGTGCGATACGCGCGGTTCGCTTTCGATTGGCGGCATCATGGGCGGCGCGGAATCCGAAGTGGACGCGCACACCAAAAATGTTTTGCTCGAAGCCGCGGCGTGGGAGTTTATCAACATTCGCCGGACGATGGCGTCGCAACGCTTGTCGTCCGAAGCCGGGTATCGTTTCAGTCGCGGCGTGCATCCCGCGCAAGCGAAAACCGGATTGTTGCGCGCGATTGAGTTGATGCGCGAACTAGGCGACGGCGCAATCGCACAAGGCATCATTGACGAGTACCCTGGCAAACCGGCGGACATTGTCATCGAATTACCGGTCGCCGAAGTGAAACGGCAGTTGGGCGTCGCGATTCCGGCAGAACAGATCGTGAAATACTTGGAGAGTCTGGAATTTCAAGTCGCCAGTCAACAGTCAACAGTTAACAGTCTCCGCGTCACAGTACCGGATCACCGCCTCGACGTAGACGGCACCGACGACCTCATCGAAGAAATCGCGCGGATGTACGGTTACGACAATCTGCCGATTTCGCGGATGGACGACGAACTGCCGCCGCAAGCCGCGAACGTGGATCTCGAACAAGAAGAACGCGTGCGCGATATTTTGATTGACGCGGGCTTGCAGGATGTGATCACGTATCGCATGACGACGCCGGAACGCGAAGCAGCGTTCCTCGCGTCGCCGCGCGAGTACGTTCGCATCGAAAACGCGATCAATCCCGACTGCACGGCGCTCCGTCAAACTCTGGTCGCTAATCTCTTGGCGTTGACCGCCGCGAATTTGCGTTATCGCGCGCGTGTCGCCTTGTTCGAAGTCGGTCCAGTGTTTTGGCATCGCGGCGCGGACGATGCGCTGCTGCCGCGCGAACGCGCGACCGAATTACCGGAAGACCAGGGCATTCGCCTGCCGTTCGAACGCCGCCGGCTCGGCATCGTGATGACTGGTCCGCGCGATGACATTTCGTGGCAGAGCGCGGACACGTCGCCAATGGATTTCTTCGACCTCAAAGGCGTCGTCGAAGCACTGCTCGCCGATTTGCATCTCGCCGGCGCGACGTTCACACCAGTGACACACGCGGCGTTTCATCTCGGACGTACCGCGCAACTCGCGTTCGGCGATCAAGTAATTGGCGTGATCGGCGAACTGAATCCGTTCGTGCGCGACGCGGAGCGACTCGATCTGCCGAATCAACCCGTCCTCGTCGGTGAATTCGATCTCGACGCGTTGCTCGCACGCGTGACCTCGGATTATCGCGTTGCCGCGCTGTCGCGCTATCCCGCCATCGCGCAAGACCTTGCGCTCGTCGTGGACGAGAGCGTCCCGGCGGATCGTGTCCAAGGATTGATCGCGCAGACTGGCGGCGCACTGTTGCAACGCGTCGCGTTGTTCGACGTGTATCGCGGCGACCAGATTCCCGCCGGAAAAAAATCGCTCGCCTACGCGCTCACGTTCCAAGCGATGGACCGCACGCTGTCCGATGCGGACGCGAGCAAGGTGCGCGAGAAAATCATCGCGCGGCTCAAACGCGAACTCGGCGCGGACGTGCGCGGAAAATAA
- the pheS gene encoding phenylalanine--tRNA ligase subunit alpha has protein sequence MLDELNKLRDDALAQLSPIWDDAALEAWRVKFIGRNGALASAMTKLGALAKEERPAAGKLANEVKTALESAFEAKVGAMKQRGLSESLEAAPLDVTLPGRPVKRGRLHPATANLRELYRIWGDMGFQVFLSREVESDEVNFQYLNIPPHHPARDNWSTFYIADTDHRVLLRPHTSPGQIRAMRQLGHASRGTQPIRVILPGMCFRYEQASVRYDIQFNQLEGLAVGRNITFADLKGTLTEFARRMYGDRPVRFYGDHFPFTEPSAQMDVQCVICDGKGCAICKHTGFLEILGSGMVHPTVLRNGGYDPAEWSGFAFGMGTERIAMLKHGIEDIRYFWGNDLRFLEQF, from the coding sequence ATGCTCGACGAACTAAATAAACTCCGCGATGACGCACTCGCGCAACTGTCCCCGATTTGGGACGATGCCGCGCTCGAAGCATGGCGCGTCAAGTTTATTGGACGCAATGGCGCGCTCGCAAGCGCGATGACGAAACTGGGCGCGCTCGCCAAAGAGGAACGCCCCGCCGCCGGGAAACTCGCGAACGAAGTCAAGACCGCGCTCGAATCGGCATTCGAAGCGAAGGTCGGCGCGATGAAACAACGCGGACTCTCCGAGTCGCTCGAAGCCGCGCCGCTCGACGTGACCTTGCCCGGTCGCCCGGTCAAGCGCGGACGATTGCACCCCGCAACCGCGAATCTGCGCGAACTGTATCGCATCTGGGGCGACATGGGTTTCCAGGTGTTCTTGTCGCGCGAAGTCGAATCGGACGAAGTGAACTTTCAGTATCTCAATATTCCGCCGCATCACCCAGCACGCGACAATTGGAGCACGTTCTACATCGCCGACACCGATCATCGCGTTTTGCTTCGCCCGCACACCTCACCCGGTCAAATCCGCGCGATGCGCCAGTTAGGACACGCTTCGCGTGGCACGCAGCCGATTCGTGTCATTCTGCCGGGCATGTGTTTTCGATACGAGCAGGCAAGCGTGCGGTATGATATTCAATTCAACCAACTCGAAGGACTCGCGGTCGGACGCAACATCACGTTCGCGGATCTCAAAGGCACGCTCACCGAATTCGCGCGGCGCATGTACGGCGACCGCCCAGTGCGATTCTACGGCGATCACTTTCCGTTCACCGAGCCGAGCGCGCAGATGGACGTGCAGTGTGTCATTTGTGACGGCAAAGGTTGCGCGATCTGCAAACACACCGGCTTTCTTGAAATCCTGGGTTCGGGCATGGTGCATCCGACCGTCCTTCGCAACGGCGGTTACGATCCCGCCGAGTGGAGCGGCTTCGCTTTCGGCATGGGCACCGAACGCATCGCAATGTTAAAGCACGGCATCGAGGACATTCGGTACTTTTGGGGCAATGATCTGCGATTCTTGGAGCAGTTCTAA